From one Leptospira licerasiae serovar Varillal str. VAR 010 genomic stretch:
- a CDS encoding class I SAM-dependent methyltransferase → MQSVPCNTCSNFEFTPLFSKASPKGEIFQIVECKKCKLVQVNPQPSLEEVSKYYEDSYFTQRTDRGYDNYYSEETKKEIARVFNLNLKDLGFFDWERMLGSERSALDVGCAAGYFLDYLKSRNWKTKGLDIASGPVRFAKETLGLDVEQKDFLTWDLDGKEKFDLITLWASIEHLHQPKETLQKILKHLKPGGRMILSTCRYGVLAKYLGPKWRYLNVPEHLYYYSLPGIISLGNELGYIPLGHISYGSGLTAKKGSGIFYKTSKKFADWAVKKFDQGDMMAVCFGVAR, encoded by the coding sequence ATGCAATCTGTCCCTTGTAATACTTGCTCTAATTTTGAATTCACTCCTCTCTTCTCTAAGGCCAGTCCTAAAGGAGAAATTTTCCAAATAGTAGAATGCAAAAAATGTAAATTAGTTCAGGTCAATCCTCAACCCAGCTTGGAAGAAGTTTCCAAATATTATGAAGATTCTTACTTCACTCAAAGGACAGACAGAGGTTATGACAATTATTATTCCGAAGAGACTAAAAAGGAGATCGCAAGAGTATTCAATTTAAATCTAAAGGACCTAGGCTTCTTTGATTGGGAAAGGATGTTAGGCTCCGAAAGATCCGCATTAGATGTGGGTTGTGCCGCAGGCTATTTTTTAGATTATTTAAAAAGCAGAAATTGGAAAACTAAAGGTTTGGATATTGCAAGCGGCCCTGTCCGCTTTGCAAAAGAAACTTTGGGTTTGGATGTGGAGCAAAAAGATTTCCTGACCTGGGACCTAGACGGAAAAGAAAAATTCGATCTGATCACTCTTTGGGCAAGCATAGAACATCTTCATCAGCCAAAGGAAACACTTCAGAAAATCCTAAAACACTTAAAACCCGGCGGAAGAATGATCCTTTCCACATGTAGATACGGAGTTCTTGCAAAATATCTAGGACCCAAGTGGAGGTATTTAAACGTTCCGGAACATCTTTATTATTATAGCTTACCTGGCATTATTTCTTTAGGGAACGAATTGGGTTATATTCCACTCGGCCATATTTCTTACGGGAGCGGTCTCACTGCCAAAAAAGGATCCGGGATCTTCTATAAAACTTCTAAAAAGTTTGCGGATTGGGCGGTCAAAAAATTTGACCAAGGAGATATGATGGCAGTTTGTTTCGGAGTGGCGAGATAA
- a CDS encoding tetratricopeptide repeat protein, with product MRSIFRKSAIFGISTLSILIVFPLFLLSEEVRLEDKWMQEGNILLGSEQFEEAELLANSILESDPSNSKAEFMLTQSWIGLGREERKRGNFSKAKEYLQKAYEKWPLNESIRKELAELEKPILSYKRSSSQFRNNSITTNASYKGIEDLTLSMNLLRIEIEKLKIELETERKERSKENLNENNFYWVYLFLGVQIAVLFRIFRKIR from the coding sequence ATGAGATCAATTTTTCGAAAATCCGCAATTTTTGGAATATCGACTCTCTCTATTCTGATCGTCTTTCCATTATTCCTACTTTCGGAAGAAGTTCGTTTAGAGGATAAATGGATGCAAGAAGGAAACATTCTATTAGGGTCCGAACAATTTGAAGAAGCGGAATTATTAGCAAATTCCATTTTAGAATCCGATCCTTCTAACTCCAAGGCGGAATTTATGTTAACCCAATCTTGGATCGGACTTGGCAGAGAAGAAAGGAAAAGAGGGAATTTTTCAAAAGCAAAGGAATACTTACAAAAAGCCTATGAGAAATGGCCTTTAAATGAAAGTATCCGCAAGGAACTTGCAGAATTAGAAAAACCTATACTTTCCTACAAAAGGTCATCCTCGCAATTTAGGAACAATTCCATAACAACTAACGCATCCTACAAAGGTATCGAGGACTTAACTCTTAGCATGAATCTTCTTCGCATAGAAATTGAAAAACTAAAAATCGAGCTGGAAACGGAAAGAAAAGAGCGCTCGAAAGAGAATTTAAATGAGAATAACTTTTACTGGGTCTATTTATTTTTAGGAGTACAAATTGCTGTCTTATTCCGGATCTTCAGAAAAATTAGATAA
- a CDS encoding DMT family transporter, translating into MSQTSEKAKEHFLLGFSEETLGYLYALGGTVLFSSKGVLVKLVYKFGIDSVTVLALRMIFAIPFFAFVLYRESTKNSSKPISQKDYGIVVLLAFIGYYMASFFDFWGLEYLSASMERLVLFTFPALVLLLGFLFLKKKVHKIEIYSVALTYSGILLAFLPDAETQGKSAWIGATLVFLSALAYAIYLIGSGQMIPKLGSRKFTALLMIWSGVFVLIHFFFTKNYKILIHQPWQVYGYGFALGFLTTVVPAFLTTAGIQRIGSNKASIAGSVGPVFTLFLAAILLGEIITWENVIGTIIVLSGVFLLGRKKKVIE; encoded by the coding sequence ATGAGCCAAACTTCCGAGAAGGCCAAAGAACATTTTTTATTAGGATTCAGCGAAGAAACCTTGGGTTATCTATACGCTTTGGGTGGCACAGTTTTATTCTCCTCCAAAGGAGTACTCGTAAAACTAGTTTATAAATTTGGAATAGACTCGGTCACAGTTTTGGCGCTCAGAATGATATTTGCAATTCCATTCTTTGCATTCGTTCTATACCGAGAATCTACTAAAAACTCAAGTAAGCCGATCTCGCAAAAAGATTATGGGATAGTAGTTTTGTTAGCTTTTATCGGTTATTATATGGCCAGTTTTTTCGATTTTTGGGGATTGGAATACTTATCCGCCTCTATGGAGAGACTCGTATTATTCACATTCCCTGCGCTCGTACTTCTTTTGGGTTTTTTATTTTTAAAAAAGAAGGTTCACAAGATCGAGATCTACTCCGTGGCTCTCACATACTCAGGTATACTATTGGCATTTTTACCGGATGCAGAGACACAAGGAAAATCCGCATGGATCGGTGCGACCTTAGTTTTTCTTTCCGCATTGGCCTATGCGATTTATCTCATAGGAAGCGGGCAGATGATCCCTAAATTGGGATCTCGAAAATTCACCGCACTTTTGATGATCTGGTCGGGAGTTTTCGTACTTATCCATTTTTTCTTCACGAAAAATTATAAAATCCTAATACACCAACCATGGCAGGTTTACGGATACGGATTTGCTTTAGGATTTTTAACCACAGTTGTGCCTGCATTCTTAACTACGGCAGGAATACAAAGAATAGGTTCCAATAAAGCGTCCATAGCGGGAAGTGTCGGCCCAGTATTTACATTGTTTTTGGCCGCAATTCTTTTGGGTGAGATCATCACTTGGGAAAATGTAATCGGAACGATTATCGTTCTTTCAGGAGTATTTTTATTAGGCAGAAAGAAAAAGGTTATAGAATGA
- a CDS encoding LIC_13076 family protein, translated as MLPSIRYSNFCKIITLIGITALLLQNCTLDKRIEFAAEDKLGLETGSKPCEELTHYNRWFAIYGLWRIPGSRDTEIEKKEGKVYFAEHSVNWWQASLNVLTGFFTTIVFYNVKVNECDLGTRFVHRDQYEKFFEEERTKAHSEFFSKTERELEDALRKYLDKTNPAEHAGKNYSMIILRTGKTTEARVVGQDVDTIKLETEDANGQKHEFTLLKKEVYKVIFATKIIKVKDTPPVKESGKETGKEKH; from the coding sequence ATGCTTCCAAGTATACGATATTCGAATTTTTGTAAAATTATTACCCTAATCGGTATAACCGCATTACTTCTGCAGAACTGTACTTTAGATAAAAGAATAGAATTTGCGGCAGAAGATAAGTTAGGCTTAGAAACCGGAAGTAAACCTTGCGAGGAATTAACGCATTACAATCGTTGGTTCGCTATTTACGGTCTTTGGCGTATCCCCGGTTCTAGGGATACTGAAATAGAAAAAAAAGAAGGTAAGGTCTACTTCGCGGAACATTCCGTAAATTGGTGGCAGGCAAGTTTGAACGTGCTCACCGGTTTTTTCACTACCATAGTGTTCTATAATGTAAAAGTTAACGAATGTGATCTTGGAACCAGATTTGTCCATCGAGATCAATATGAGAAATTTTTCGAAGAAGAAAGAACGAAGGCTCATTCAGAATTCTTTTCCAAAACGGAAAGAGAATTAGAAGATGCTCTACGTAAGTATTTGGATAAGACAAACCCTGCGGAACATGCCGGTAAAAACTATAGCATGATCATTTTGAGGACTGGTAAAACCACCGAAGCTAGAGTGGTGGGCCAGGACGTGGATACTATTAAACTGGAAACGGAAGATGCAAACGGGCAAAAGCACGAGTTTACTCTTTTGAAAAAGGAAGTATATAAGGTGATCTTTGCCACTAAGATTATCAAGGTAAAAGATACTCCTCCAGTAAAAGAATCCGGTAAAGAGACAGGCAAAGAAAAACATTAA
- the lsa26 gene encoding surface adhesion protein Lsa26, whose protein sequence is MKRIPSLRFLLLGIFLLTTSSLSAAGTYSEGWTVAKLIQFESRGIVFESYEGLLEVYTINDSEACDEMKDECFVPAKQKIEFSVRPENADVVNFLSKNLNQEILVQYRIHRFEPIALSSDYEIVGAQLQERSLPKGLPDKIVSKTKTGGKRNFSVTGRILSLEYKGTMIGTWEGLYLDETRNKVHPFSITDEEIATFATNALKFGLRYFLGVSVAYVTGWRDSHYDIYEINFKAPAGALEPAGKTQ, encoded by the coding sequence ATGAAACGAATTCCATCCTTAAGATTTCTTTTATTAGGGATCTTTCTTTTAACTACCTCATCCTTGTCCGCAGCCGGAACATATTCCGAGGGCTGGACGGTTGCAAAATTGATCCAATTCGAAAGCAGAGGGATCGTTTTCGAATCCTATGAAGGTCTTTTAGAAGTTTATACTATAAACGATTCAGAAGCTTGCGACGAAATGAAGGACGAATGTTTTGTTCCGGCAAAACAAAAAATCGAATTCAGCGTACGTCCCGAGAACGCTGACGTGGTTAACTTCTTAAGCAAAAATTTAAATCAGGAAATTTTAGTCCAATATAGGATCCACAGATTCGAACCTATTGCATTGTCTTCCGATTACGAAATAGTAGGAGCTCAACTCCAAGAAAGATCACTTCCAAAAGGTTTGCCTGATAAGATCGTAAGTAAAACTAAAACAGGAGGAAAACGAAATTTTTCCGTTACCGGTCGTATTCTAAGTTTAGAATATAAAGGAACTATGATTGGAACCTGGGAAGGTTTATACCTGGATGAGACCAGAAATAAAGTGCATCCATTCTCTATCACCGACGAAGAGATCGCGACTTTTGCCACCAACGCCCTTAAGTTCGGACTTAGATATTTCTTAGGAGTTTCCGTAGCATACGTAACAGGATGGAGAGATTCTCATTACGATATTTATGAGATCAACTTCAAAGCTCCAGCAGGAGCTCTGGAACCCGCAGGCAAAACCCAGTAA
- a CDS encoding LA_3334 family protein — MSKNFAFIFYGILLFPFHLFASEILFKNGDAFIAGEISEEPEYILLSWKEKKYKIPRSELQRIDPRKKGPDSSYRYSEFKLTDGTQLKGILIEKKENKLVLKTELGFAELDKSKILSQNFEELSSEPPILPEQYLLETSKQREWRLGIFGSGYYSWGAWDQAFPITYGGGAFLERDTNSKFWFYGISSEVSFGKGKNGNLDVWSQSAYIGKYYGYSSPYWLLGAGFSNLIRSGDEKNSAVNPDLIFEFGWNWQTESRSSIRIGIRSQCSIEEGSNFCRSGLRFSWGFAI; from the coding sequence ATGTCAAAAAATTTTGCCTTCATTTTCTACGGGATCCTACTCTTTCCTTTTCATCTTTTTGCTTCCGAAATATTATTCAAGAATGGAGACGCTTTCATTGCTGGCGAAATTTCGGAAGAGCCGGAGTATATTCTCCTTTCTTGGAAAGAAAAAAAGTATAAGATCCCAAGGTCGGAACTCCAACGTATAGATCCCAGGAAGAAGGGACCGGATTCATCTTATCGTTATTCTGAATTCAAGCTAACGGACGGAACCCAACTCAAAGGGATCTTGATCGAAAAGAAAGAGAATAAGCTCGTCTTAAAAACCGAACTTGGCTTTGCTGAATTGGACAAAAGCAAAATTCTCTCTCAAAATTTTGAAGAACTCAGCTCCGAACCGCCAATTCTTCCAGAACAATATCTATTAGAAACTTCTAAACAAAGAGAATGGAGATTAGGGATTTTCGGATCAGGATATTATTCCTGGGGCGCTTGGGACCAAGCATTTCCGATTACTTATGGAGGAGGTGCGTTTTTAGAAAGGGATACAAACTCCAAGTTTTGGTTCTACGGAATTTCTTCCGAAGTTTCTTTTGGAAAGGGAAAGAACGGAAACTTGGATGTATGGAGCCAATCCGCCTATATAGGAAAATATTATGGATATTCTTCTCCCTATTGGTTATTAGGCGCCGGTTTCAGTAATCTTATCCGAAGTGGTGACGAAAAGAACTCTGCCGTTAATCCTGATTTGATTTTTGAATTCGGGTGGAATTGGCAAACAGAATCCAGGTCTTCCATCCGGATAGGAATTCGTTCTCAATGTAGCATAGAAGAAGGTTCCAATTTTTGCAGATCCGGCCTGCGATTTTCATGGGGGTTTGCAATATGA
- a CDS encoding YncE family protein: MRSISRIVLPCLIIFFSFCGDIERPPLYTLFLTPNLPNNIGVVTTDFASGGRFKVLNPELLLSYPGLTPIHSDAVARFGNGKVYILNRLNRDSVQVLDPDFGFQTISEWSMGSGTNPTDIAIVGQNKAYVSLYGSRILTIIHPLTGANLGQIDLGGYSEPSAIPDNLPEMSGMQIVGTSLFVVLQRLDRNDPSGYFPPGPWGSLLLEIDTVTDSIISTYTFPVPNPVGKPQMLELFGETHLVFAAANRMGFLSQIDGGVIAFRLSSRTFRSGFLFPETAAGGDILGVQIKDEQLGYASVLDASFNKTLQVFNPSTGQKLASLLFIPSSYDASLTTILLADDEILYVSNTEFTQPGVSMFDTRDNRLLTPTPVSVDLQPFDLIQLKE, encoded by the coding sequence ATGAGATCTATATCACGTATCGTTCTTCCCTGCTTAATTATCTTTTTTTCTTTCTGCGGAGATATAGAAAGGCCGCCTTTATATACTTTATTTTTAACTCCGAATCTTCCGAATAACATCGGAGTTGTTACCACCGATTTCGCGAGCGGAGGAAGGTTTAAGGTATTAAATCCGGAACTTTTACTCTCTTATCCTGGGTTGACGCCTATCCATTCGGATGCGGTTGCAAGATTCGGGAACGGTAAAGTATATATTCTAAATCGTTTAAATAGGGACAGCGTCCAAGTTTTAGATCCGGATTTCGGGTTCCAAACTATTTCGGAATGGTCGATGGGCTCCGGAACCAATCCTACGGACATTGCGATCGTAGGTCAAAATAAGGCCTATGTATCGCTTTATGGATCTAGAATATTAACGATTATTCATCCTTTAACCGGGGCTAATCTCGGACAGATCGATCTGGGAGGATACTCCGAACCGAGCGCTATCCCCGATAATCTTCCTGAAATGTCAGGAATGCAGATCGTCGGAACCAGTCTTTTTGTAGTATTACAAAGATTGGATCGAAATGATCCGAGCGGATATTTTCCTCCCGGGCCTTGGGGATCTCTTTTACTGGAAATAGATACTGTAACCGATTCTATTATTTCTACTTATACGTTTCCCGTCCCGAATCCGGTAGGCAAACCTCAGATGTTGGAACTTTTCGGAGAGACGCACTTGGTTTTCGCAGCAGCAAATAGAATGGGTTTTTTAAGCCAGATCGACGGTGGAGTAATCGCATTTAGGCTTTCTTCCCGGACTTTTCGCTCCGGCTTTTTGTTTCCGGAAACCGCCGCCGGTGGGGATATTCTTGGAGTGCAGATCAAAGACGAACAACTAGGTTACGCGAGCGTTCTCGATGCTTCCTTTAATAAAACATTACAAGTATTTAATCCAAGCACAGGTCAGAAACTGGCAAGTTTACTTTTTATCCCTTCTTCTTATGACGCGAGCCTGACAACGATCTTGCTTGCGGATGACGAAATATTGTATGTTTCCAATACGGAGTTCACTCAACCCGGAGTAAGCATGTTCGATACCAGGGACAATCGGCTCTTGACCCCCACTCCTGTTTCTGTGGATCTCCAACCTTTCGACCTGATACAGCTCAAAGAATAA
- a CDS encoding CapA family protein — protein sequence MYRILVLSSLLGLSLLFSQCQPIESVEPETLKIKAVGDLVMGTNYPENKLPSDPRNTLFSQVEPSLRGADILFANFESTLTDYPHCAKNINRPLIFAFRTPPSYAKILKDVGFDIVSIANNHSLDFHQQGFEDTGKNLSEAGVRYTGKKGAITYMNVKGISVAWIGFSHMESAHNHVNHIEEGVALVKEAKKKAQLVFISVHGGAEGGPALHVKNEQERFYGEYRGNLVALSHALIDAGADLFIGHGPHLPRAFELYKGKLIAYSLGNFLGYRVFSTKGYGGYSLVLEADLDKQGNFIKGKIHPLQLSQNGIPAPDPEAKTTELIQSLTKSDFPGKGPKIQLDGSFYP from the coding sequence ATGTATAGAATCCTTGTATTGTCCTCTCTTTTAGGACTCTCTCTTTTATTTTCCCAATGCCAACCGATCGAATCAGTAGAACCTGAAACTTTGAAGATCAAAGCGGTGGGAGATTTGGTCATGGGAACCAATTATCCGGAGAATAAACTTCCTTCCGATCCCAGAAACACTTTGTTCTCTCAGGTGGAACCAAGTTTGAGAGGGGCAGATATACTATTTGCGAATTTTGAAAGTACTCTGACTGATTATCCTCATTGTGCTAAAAATATCAATCGCCCTCTTATATTCGCATTCAGGACTCCTCCATCATATGCAAAAATCCTAAAGGATGTAGGATTCGATATAGTTTCCATTGCGAATAACCATAGTTTGGATTTTCACCAACAAGGTTTCGAAGATACAGGTAAAAATCTTTCCGAAGCTGGAGTTAGATACACCGGAAAAAAAGGCGCGATCACTTATATGAACGTAAAAGGAATTTCTGTCGCCTGGATCGGATTCAGCCATATGGAGAGCGCTCATAACCATGTGAATCATATTGAAGAAGGTGTCGCTCTCGTAAAAGAAGCTAAGAAAAAAGCACAATTGGTATTCATTTCCGTTCATGGTGGAGCCGAAGGCGGACCCGCTTTACACGTAAAGAACGAACAAGAAAGATTTTACGGAGAATATAGAGGAAACCTAGTCGCGCTTTCTCACGCTCTGATTGACGCAGGCGCAGACTTATTCATAGGACACGGTCCTCATTTGCCTAGAGCATTTGAATTATATAAAGGAAAATTGATCGCTTATTCTTTAGGAAACTTTTTAGGATATAGAGTATTCTCCACGAAAGGATACGGCGGTTATTCTTTGGTCTTGGAAGCAGACTTAGACAAACAAGGGAATTTTATAAAGGGTAAGATCCATCCATTGCAGTTAAGTCAAAACGGTATTCCTGCTCCCGATCCGGAGGCAAAAACTACGGAACTGATCCAGTCTTTGACTAAATCCGATTTTCCAGGCAAAGGACCGAAAATCCAATTAGATGGAAGTTTTTATCCATAA
- a CDS encoding TonB-dependent receptor: protein MYKRPKRFGKILHLGLFLFSVQIFSQETQKSESSTVKVVGKTSSNSQPENFRKNPTGFQTSIDLDQYNARYTNLPDVLEREVGVRIRRYGGLGSYSTLSLRGTNPNQTRIFIDGVPFNNAQGGEVNLADLPFDNLQSIEVYRSGAPVGFSGSAIGGSVNLVTRTGSGPPKTRVNIGAGSFNTGKGSITHTGTYGGIGASVFLLGEKSDQNFSFLNNHGTVLVNPFDDTIDRRRNAEYERTSGMIGLSGDIGATKIKFWNDLNYRFHGIPGPASNQTQQVHRRYLRNTSSLGTDTKGLFDGLLRLETRTFTSFTNDDLFDPKSEFSKGTPNSSAYMGQSGFQVTPTLYLLEYYQILKFHAGIERETFERSRSTPQNIDLKYEPGKTRTYTTFQVEDEFRFLDGKLVLTPGVSWDSYRDKFQSDEPWYRKQDPFASAVKTTEFSNPKAGLLWRFWEKENYSLEFKSNIARQYRIPSFLELFGEVGTIIANDSLKPERSENGDAGITGRYKNGELKSNITVSYFRKRIKDMILFIPNSQFTLRPENVDSARIDGAEVSHKTEYKGWKFLLEYTYQEAINTSPAPYLNGKYLPLRPKHEISGTIAYRGKTWELGFEGVYVGAVFKDRTNEYVNYQPARQIWNAYLTLVLYTSPEEEDPTKKGEKTPKELLLSIDLRNMGDKRVEDIVGYPLPGRNWFITLSGRF, encoded by the coding sequence ATGTACAAAAGACCCAAACGATTCGGCAAAATTCTTCATCTAGGGCTCTTCTTATTTTCAGTCCAAATTTTTTCCCAAGAGACTCAGAAGTCGGAAAGCTCCACAGTAAAAGTGGTCGGAAAGACTAGTTCTAATTCTCAGCCGGAAAATTTCAGAAAAAATCCGACAGGTTTTCAGACTTCCATCGATTTGGATCAATACAATGCACGTTATACGAATCTTCCGGATGTTTTGGAAAGAGAAGTCGGAGTCAGGATCAGAAGATACGGAGGTCTTGGTTCTTATTCCACTCTTTCTCTTAGAGGGACAAATCCGAATCAAACTAGGATCTTTATAGACGGTGTCCCTTTTAATAATGCACAAGGGGGAGAAGTAAACCTTGCAGATCTTCCTTTCGATAATTTGCAAAGTATAGAAGTATATCGAAGTGGAGCTCCTGTCGGATTTTCCGGATCAGCGATCGGTGGAAGTGTGAATTTGGTTACAAGGACAGGATCGGGGCCTCCTAAAACTCGAGTGAATATAGGAGCGGGAAGTTTTAATACTGGAAAGGGTAGCATAACGCATACGGGGACTTACGGCGGGATTGGAGCAAGTGTATTCTTACTTGGGGAAAAATCGGACCAAAACTTTTCTTTTCTTAATAATCACGGGACTGTACTCGTAAATCCTTTTGATGATACGATAGACAGAAGAAGGAACGCGGAATACGAGAGAACTTCCGGGATGATCGGTCTAAGCGGAGATATCGGAGCGACCAAGATCAAATTTTGGAACGATTTGAATTACAGGTTTCATGGAATTCCAGGACCTGCAAGTAACCAGACCCAGCAAGTTCATCGCAGATATCTTAGAAATACTTCTTCACTCGGAACGGATACTAAAGGTTTGTTCGACGGTTTGTTGAGATTGGAAACTCGGACCTTCACTTCGTTTACGAACGACGATCTATTCGATCCTAAATCTGAATTTTCCAAAGGAACTCCTAACTCTAGTGCTTATATGGGTCAGTCGGGGTTCCAGGTTACTCCTACTCTTTATTTATTAGAATATTATCAAATTTTAAAATTTCATGCAGGGATAGAAAGGGAAACTTTCGAAAGATCCAGAAGTACTCCTCAAAATATAGATCTAAAATATGAGCCTGGAAAAACAAGGACATATACTACATTTCAAGTAGAGGACGAGTTCCGGTTTTTGGATGGAAAGTTAGTTTTGACTCCTGGGGTTTCTTGGGATTCTTATAGGGATAAATTCCAATCGGACGAACCATGGTATAGAAAACAGGATCCGTTTGCTTCCGCGGTAAAGACAACCGAGTTTTCGAATCCTAAGGCGGGGCTTCTCTGGAGGTTTTGGGAAAAGGAAAATTATTCTTTGGAATTCAAATCCAATATCGCAAGACAATATCGAATTCCGAGTTTTTTGGAACTATTCGGAGAAGTTGGTACAATCATCGCTAACGATTCTCTTAAACCGGAGAGAAGCGAGAACGGGGACGCGGGGATAACCGGAAGGTACAAAAACGGAGAACTCAAATCCAATATTACGGTTTCTTATTTTAGAAAGAGGATCAAGGACATGATCTTATTCATTCCGAATTCTCAGTTCACCTTGAGACCTGAAAATGTGGACTCCGCGCGGATCGACGGAGCCGAGGTTTCTCATAAGACCGAATATAAAGGTTGGAAGTTTCTATTGGAATATACGTACCAAGAAGCGATTAATACTTCTCCTGCACCTTATCTGAACGGTAAATATCTTCCTCTCCGACCTAAACATGAGATCTCTGGGACGATTGCGTATAGAGGAAAAACATGGGAACTTGGGTTTGAAGGTGTATATGTAGGAGCCGTTTTTAAGGATAGGACCAACGAGTATGTAAATTACCAACCGGCCCGTCAGATCTGGAACGCATACCTTACTCTAGTACTATATACTTCTCCGGAAGAAGAAGATCCTACCAAAAAAGGGGAAAAGACTCCTAAAGAACTGCTCCTAAGCATAGATCTTAGGAATATGGGAGATAAAAGAGTGGAGGATATTGTAGGATATCCTCTGCCGGGAAGAAATTGGTTTATCACATTGAGCGGTAGGTTTTAA
- a CDS encoding ankyrin repeat domain-containing protein — MDDPSLFFGGLSLNSDMFQMIATGHKAQVIYSLRENPGLASKQNPEGITPVLFALYYGKEDIVNSYIALGIPLNLFEAAALGDEARVKELVDSNPNIVHSYSPDGWTPLHLASHFGRLSIIQYLLDKGADIHAKSKSKLSIGNTALHSAVASWRADAVALLLENGADPNFTQEGGFSPLHIAASRHGNEQIVSLLIKKGADPDLKTEDGKTARDIAAERGVPFSA; from the coding sequence ATGGATGATCCTTCGTTGTTTTTCGGAGGCCTTTCCTTGAATTCCGATATGTTCCAAATGATCGCTACAGGTCATAAAGCCCAAGTTATCTATTCATTGAGGGAAAATCCGGGTCTAGCCTCCAAACAAAACCCGGAAGGGATCACTCCCGTATTATTCGCTCTCTACTATGGCAAAGAAGATATAGTAAATTCTTATATTGCCTTAGGAATTCCGCTCAATTTATTTGAAGCGGCCGCTTTGGGAGATGAGGCACGTGTCAAAGAACTCGTAGATTCTAATCCAAATATCGTTCATTCCTATAGTCCCGACGGTTGGACTCCGTTACATTTGGCCTCCCATTTCGGAAGACTTTCCATCATCCAATATTTGTTGGATAAAGGAGCGGACATACACGCTAAATCCAAAAGTAAATTATCTATCGGTAATACTGCATTACATTCCGCTGTTGCTTCTTGGAGAGCCGACGCTGTTGCCTTGCTGTTAGAGAACGGCGCAGACCCTAATTTTACGCAAGAGGGAGGATTTTCTCCGCTTCATATCGCAGCTTCGAGGCATGGAAATGAACAGATTGTTTCCTTATTAATAAAGAAGGGAGCGGATCCTGATCTAAAAACGGAAGATGGAAAAACTGCCAGAGATATTGCAGCGGAGAGAGGAGTTCCGTTTAGCGCTTAG